In Blastococcus saxobsidens DD2, the genomic stretch ACGGCGGCGCGCGTGCTCGGCGTGAACGTCGACCGGGTCACCGCGGTGACCTTCGCGATCTCCTCGGCCCTCGGTGCGGTGGCCGGCGTGCTGTTCGCCATCAACGTGAACACGGCGCAGCTGGGCATGGGCGCGGCCATCGAGCTCAAGGGCCTGGCGGTCATCATCGTCGGCGGCATGGGGTCGCTGCCCGGCGCGCTCATCGGCGGGTTGCTGCTGGGCCTGGCCGAGGTGTTCGCCGTCCAGTACATCGGCTCGTCCTGGGTGGACGTCATCGCCTTCGGCCTGCTGTTCGTCATCCTCCTGCTGCGCCCGCAGGGGCTGCTCGGCGCGCGGAAGGTCCGGGAGGTCTGATGCTCGACCAGTACGCCACCACGCTGACCTTCATCGCCCTCGGCGCGATCTTCGCCTACTCGTTCTACGCGGTCCTGATCGCCGGGCAGCTGAGCCTCGGGCAGGCCGGCTTCGCCTCCCTCGCGGCGTTCTCCGGGGCCTACCTGGCCCCCGACCGGGCCGACGTCGGAGACATCCCCGCGCTGCTGATCGCCGTGGCGATCGGCATGTCCGTGGGCGCGCTCGCCGCCGTGGTGCTCGGCCTGCCCACCATGCACCTGCGCGGCGTCTTCCTGGCCATCGCCACCCTCGGTTTCGCCGAGGCGGTGCGCGTGGTGCTGCTCAACCAGGAGTGGACCGGCGGCGCGCAGGGGCTCGGGGTGTCCCGCATCCTGACCGTCGGCATGGCGTGGTCCGCGCTGGCGCTGGTGGCGTACTGGTTCTGGCGGATGGGGCGCTCCCGGTACGGCCGGGCGCTGGAGGCCATCCGGGAGGACGAGCTCGCCGCCCGCGCCATGGGCATCGACGTCGGCCGGCACCGGCTCGCCGCGTTCGTCACCGCCGGTGCGGTCGCCGGGCTGTACGGCGTCCTCTACGCCTACTACGTCCGGCTCATCGCCCCCGACGACTTCGACTTCGTCGCGGCCGTCGAGGGGCTGGTCACCGCGGTGGTCGGCGGCTCCACGATGTTCCTCGGGCCCCTGCTGGGCAGCGGGTTCCAGACGATCGTCCCCGAGGTCCAGCGGGCGGTCGGGGTGGAGGCGGGCTGGATCCGCCCCTTCCTCGCCAGCCTGCTGCTGCTGGTGGTCATCCTCTTCCTGCCCGGCGGGCTGGCCAGCCTCCTCCCGCGCCGCACCCGGATGCCGTCGGACGCCGGCGACGCCGCCGACGACCGCACCGGGCGCAGCCACCCGGCGGCCGGCGACACCGTGGTCGCCCTGGCAGGCCTGGGCAAGGAGTACGGCGGGGTGCACGCCGTCCGCGGTGTGGACATGGAGATCCGGGCCGGTGAGGTCGTCGGCCTGATCGGCCCCAACGGCGCCGGCAAGACCACGCTGGTCAACATGATCAGCGGCCTGGTCCCGCCGAGCTCGGGCACCGCGACGGTGCTCGGGACGACGATCGGCCGCACGCCGGTGCACCGGATCGCCGCGGCCGGGGTCAGCCGCACCTTCCAGCACTCGAAGCTGTTCAACCGGCTGTCGGCGCTGGAGAACGTCCTGGTCGGCGCCCACCTGGTCAGCCGGCCCACCTTCCTGCGGCGGCTGCTCTGGCTGCCCTCGGCACGCCGCGACGAGCGGGCGGCGCTGCGGCAGGCGGCCCGCTGCCTGGAACGGGTGGGCCTGGCGGACCTCGCGGCCAGCCGGGCCGAGGCGCTGTCCTACGGCGACCAGCGCCGGCTGGAGATCGCCCGCGCGCTGGCGTCGGACCCGTCGCTGCTCATCCTCGACGAGCCGGCCGCCGGGATGAACCACGTCGAGGCGGCGCGGCTGTCGGAGCTGATCACCTCCCTGGCGCGGGACGGGCTCACGATCCTGTTCATCGAGCACAACGTCGGCATGGTCCTGCAGACCTGCACCCGGGTCGTCGTCCTGAACTTCGGCGAGGTCATCGCCAGCGGCACGCCGGACGAGATCGCCGCCGACCCGGCGGTCATCGAGGCCTACCTCGGCTCGGCCGAGGACGACGCGGACGGCGGCTCCCTCGCTGCCGGCACCGCCGCGGACCCCACCGCGGCGAGCCCGGACGGGGTCCCGCCGCCCGCCGCCGTCAACGTGGACCCGGCCGCGGCCGGCACGTTGGAGACGCCGGACACCACCCGGAGGAACGCCCCATGAGCGACCCCATCCTCACCGTGGACGACCTGCGGGTGAGCTACGGACGGGTCGAGGCCGTGCGCGGCGTGTCCTTCCGTGCCGAGCAGGGCTCGCTCGTGGCGCTCGTCGGCGCCAACGGGGCCGGCAAGTCCTCGGTCATCAACGCCGTCTCGGGGATGCTGCGCCCGGCGGGTGGGCGGATCACCTTCCAGGGCCAGGACATCACCCGGACCCCCGCCCACAAGCTGGTGAGCCGGGGCCTGGTGCAGGTGCCCGAGGGACGGCAGATCCTGGCCACGCTCACCATCGAGGAGAACCTCCAGATGGGGACCTGGCACACCGGGAACGGCGCCGCCCGCGCGATCGACGCCATGTACGACCGGTTCCCGGTGCTGGCCGAGCGGCGGGCCCTGCCCGCCGGGGCGCTCTCCGGTGGTGAGCAGCAGATGCTGGCCATCGCCCGCGCGCTCGTGGCCGCGCCCACGGTGATGCTCATGGACGAGCCGTCCATGGGGCTGGCGCCCAAGATCGTCGACGAGGTCTTCCGCGTCATCGAGGAGATCCGCGCCTCGGGCACCACGGTCGTCCTGGTGGAGCAGAACGCGCGGCGGGCGCTGCGCGCGGCCGACCACGGGTACGTGCTGCAGAGCGGGGAGGTCGTGCACTCCGGCCCGGCCGACCAGCTGCTCGCCGACGAGCGGATCGTGCAGGCCTACCTCGGGGTCGAGAGCAGCAGCTGACGGCCGGGGACGGCTGCGCCGAGATGCGCCCGAAGCGGCTCTCGGAGCGGTGGGAGACCGGCTCCGGGCGCATCTCGGTGCGCAGCTGCCGCCGCGGCTAGGGTCGGGCGGGTGACCGACTGCCTGTTCTGCCGCATGGTCGCCGGTGAGATCCCCGCCGACGTCGTCCACCGGACCGACCGGGTCCTGGCCTTCCGGGACATCAACCCCCAGGCCTCCACCCACGTGCTGGTGATCCCGACCGACCACCACCCGACCGCCGGTGCCCTGGCCGAGGCCGACCCGGCGCTGATGGGCGAGATCGTCGCCGCCGCGCACGCGGTGGCCCGGCAGGAGGGGCTGGTGTCCGGGGACGGCGCGGAGCCGGGCTACCGGATGGTGGCCAACACCGGCCCGGCCGCCGGCCAGACCGTCCACCACGTCCACCTGCACGTCCTCGGCGGGCGCGACCTCGGCTGGCCTCCGGGCTGACCCAGGGAACCGTCGTCGCCGACGGCCGCGCCGCCTGGGAAGGTGGACCCATGACCGAGAGCACCGCGCCCCTCCGCATCGAGCGCGACGGCGACGTCGCCGTCGTCGTGCTGGACAACCCGCCGCTGAACCTCTTCGACGCGGCGACGTTCGACGCGATGGAGGCGGTGGCCGGCGAGCTGGTCGAGCTCACCGACCCGGCCCGGGCCGACCGCGCCCGCGCGGTGCTGGTCGAGGCGCGCGGCAAGGTCGTCTCCGGCGGCGTGGACGTGACCTACTTCCGCGACGTCGCCGAGGGCCCCGACCCCGCCCGGGTCGGCGGGGAGCTGTGGGCCCGGCTGCTCCGGGTGGCCAACACCTTCGAGGACCTGCCGGTGCCCACCGTCTTCGCCGCCCACGGCCTGACGCTGACCGCCGCGTTCGAGCTGGCGCTGTCCTGCGACATCCTGCTGGCCGCGGAGAAGGCGTCCTTCGGCCTGGTGGAGATCGTCGTGGGGCTGACGCCGTCGATGGGTGGGCCGCAGCGGCTCGCCGAACGGGCCGGCCCGGCGCGGGCCAAGGAGCTCGTCTACACCGGCGAGCGCTACCCGGCCGCCGTCCTCGAGCGGTGGAACGTGGTCAACCGGGTGCTGCCCGACGACGGCTTCGCCGAGACGGCCCGCGGGTACGCCCGCCGGGTCGCCGCCGGTCCCACGGTGGCGCACGCGGCCACCAAGCGGCTGGCGACGGTCGCCGTCCGGGAGGGCGCGCGCGCCGCCGACGCCCTGGTGCCGGAGATCTCCGGACCGCTGTTCGCCACCGACGACCTGCGCGGGGCGGTCGCGTCGTTCCTGAGCGAGGGACCCGGGAAGGCCACCTACCGCGGGCGGTGACCCCCCCAACGGGCGAACCGGGATTCGGTGGGTCGGGCGCGGGTAGAGTCGAGCGGGTTCCGAGTGCGCTGGTCGCACACCGCCGTCGCAGGAAGGCAGGGTCGAGGGTTCTTGCCCGACACCTCCCCGAACGTCCCCGTGCCAGGTGCCCCGAGTTCCCGTGAGGCATCGGCGCAGGCCGCTGCCGCGGACGGCCCGACCGGGTCACCGGCCCCCTCCGCCGCGAGTCCGGCGGGGTCCGTCCCCGCCGCCGTCCGGGCGACCATCACCGTTCCCGACAACGTGCCCATGGTGGCGCTGCTCGGCTCCGCCGACGAGCTGCTCCGGCTGGTCGAGGCGGGGGTCGACGCCGACGTGCACGTGCGCGGCAACGAGATCGCCGTCACCGGGCAGCCGGCCGACAACGCCTTCGCCGTCCGCGTCTTCGACGAGCTGATCGCGCTGATCGGCACCGGTCAGCAGCTGCGGCCCGACTCGGTGCGCCGGGTGATCGCCATGCTCAAGGCGGGCGGCTCCGAGCGGCCGGCCGACGTGCTGAGCCTGGACATCATCAGCCGCCGCGGCCGCACCATCCGGCCGAAGACGCTCAACCAGAAGCGCTACGTCGACGCCATCGACCAGCACACGGTCGTCTTCGGCATCGGCCCGGCCGGTACCGGCAAGACGTACCTGGCCATGGCCAAGGCCGTCCAGGCGCTCACCACCAAGCAGGTCAACCGGATCATCCTGACCCGGCCGGCGGTCGAGGCGGGGGAGCGGCTGGGCTACCTGCCCGGCACCCTCTCGGAGAAGATCGACCCGTACCTGCGGCCGCTCTACGACGCGCTGCACGACATGGTCGACCCGGAATCCATTCCTCGGCTGATGCAGGCGGGCACGATCGAGGTGGCGCCCCTGGGATACATGCGGGGTAGAACCTTGAACGATGCGTTCGTCATCCTCGACGAGGCGCAGAACACCACCGCCGAGCAGATGAAGATGTTCCTCACCCGGCTCGGATTCGGTTCGAAGGTCGTGGTCACCGGCGACGTCACGCAGGTCGACCTGCCCGGCGGCGCGCAGAGCGGGCTGAAGATCGTCCGCGAGATCCTGGACGGGATCGAGGACGTCCATTTCGCCAACCTGACCAGCTCCGACGTCGTCCGGCACCGGCTGGTCGGCGACATCGTCGACGCCTACGAGCGGTGGGACGCCACCCGGCAGCCCACCGCGACCCGACCGGCCGCCGGCGCGCCGGCTCGGACCGCCCGACCGCGCCGCCAGGGGAGCTGACCGCCGTGCCCGTCGAGGTGTCCAACGAGTCCGAGATCGCCGTGGACGAGGCCGAGCTGGCCGGCATCTGCCGGTTCGTCCTCGGCGAGATGGAGATCAACCCGATGGCGGAGCTGTCCGTGCTCTGCGTCGACGTCGACTACATGAGCAGCCTGCACGAGCGGTGGATGGGCGAGAAGGGACCCACCGACGTGCTGGCCTTCCCCATGGACGAGTTCGACACCGGGCGGCCCGACGACCCCGAGCCCGGCCCCGCGCTGCTCGGCGACATCGTGCTGTGCCCCGCGGTCGCCGTCCGGCAGGCCCGCGCCGCCGGCCACACGATGGACGACGAACTCGTGCTGCTCGCCACGCACGGGGTGCTCCACCTCCTGGGCTACGACCACATGGAGCCCGACGAGGAGAAGGAGATGTTCGGCCTCCAGTCGACGCTCATCGACGCCTGGCGCGCGGCGCCCCGCGAACCGGTGACCGGCGCCCCGGCCGCACGAGCCGCGGCACCGGGCGCGCCGGCCGGGGGTCGGGAGACCGGGTCCCGATGAGTCCCAGCGGGATCATCTCGCTGGTGATCGCCATCTGCCTGGTGCCCCTCGCCGGCCTCTTCGGCGCCATGGAAGCCGCCCTGCAGCGGGTGTCCAAGGCACGGGTGGAGGAGCTGCGCCGCGACGGCGTGAAGCGGGCGGCCGCCCTGGAGGAAGTGGTCGCCGAGCGCGCCCGGCACGTCTCGCTGCTCCTGCTGCTGCGGATCGTCTGCGAGATGGTCGCCGCGGTGATCGTCGCGCTGCTGTTCTTCGACCTGTGGGACAGCACGCTGCAGGCGGTCCTGGCCGCAGCGGGGGTCATGACCGTCGTCAGCTACGTCCTGGTCGGCGTCGGCCCGCGCACCCTCGGGCGCCAGCACGCCTACGGCACGGCGCTGGCCACCGCGGGCGTCGTGAAGCTGCTGGGCCGCGTGCTCGGCCCGGTGGCGACCCTGCTCATCCTCGTCGGGAACGCCATCACCCCCGGCCGCGGCTTTCGCGACGGCCCGTTCTCCTCCGAGGTGGAGCTGCGCGAGCTGGTCGACATGGCCGAGGAGCGCGGCGTGGTCGAGTCCGGCGAGCGGAACATGATCCACTCGGTGTTCGAGCTGGGCGACACCATCGCGCGGGAGGTCATGGTGCCGCGCACCGACGTCGTCTGGATCGAGCGCACCAAGACCGTGCGGCAGGCGCTCGCCCTGGCCCTGCGCAGCGGGTTCAGCCGGATCCCGGTGATCGGCGAGAACGTCGACGACGTCGTCGGCGTGGTCTACCTCAAGGACCTGGTCCGCCGCTCCCAGTACTCCGGTGACCAGCGCGGTCCGCGGGTCGAGGAGCTGATGCGTGCGCCGTCGTTCGTGCCGGAGTCCAAGCCGGTCGACGAGCTGCTGCGGGACATGCAGGCCCAGCGCATCCACATCGCGATCGTGGTGGACGAGTACGGCGGCTTCGCCGGTCTGGTCACCATCGAGGACATCCTCGAGGAGATCGTGGGCGAGATCGCCGACGAGCACGACCGCTTCCAGCGGCCCCAGGTCGAGCAGCTCGACGACGGCTCGATGCGGATCACCGCGCGGCTGCCGGTGCAGGACCTCGCGCAGCTGTTCGACGTCGAGCTGCCCGAGACCGACGACGTCGAGACCGTCGGCGGGCTGCTGGCCCGGGAGCTGGGGCGGGTGCCGATCGAGGGCGCCGCGGCCGAGGTCGGCGGGCTGCGGCTGGTGGCGGAGAGCACCGGTGGACGGCGCAACCGGATCGACACCCTGCTGGTGTCCCGGCTCCCCGAGCCGTCGGAGGACGGCGAGGAGAACAGGGACGGGCAGTCGGCGTCGGGGTCCACCCGGGCGGAGCTGCCGGCCGGCGTGGTGGAAGGCTGACGCCTCGTGGCTGACCTGGATCCCGAGGACGCGAAGCTCGTCACCCTGGCCCGCTCGGCGCGCGGCCGCACCGGCGCGGCGGAGGGGGCTGCGGTGCGCGACACCGACGGCCGCACTTACGTCGCGGCCAGCGTCGCCCTGCCGTCGCTGCAGCTGTCGGCGTTGCAGGCCGCCGTCGCCGCCGCCGTCTCCAGCGGGGTGGAGGGCCTGGAGGCCGCGGTCGTGGTCTCGGTCGCCGACGCGGTGGAGCAGGAGGGCCTGGCCGCGGTCCACGACCTGGCGCCGGGCGCGCCGGTGCACCTCGCCGGCCCCGACGGGGCGCTGCGCACCACCGTCTAACGCGCCAGCGGCACGTCGAGCGCGGCGGCGAAGGCGTCGGGGTCCCGCGCCCAGACGGTCAGGGCGTGCTCGCCGTCGTCGGCGAGGTACTGGACGGCGACGCGGGTCCGTCCCGGCCACCAGCCGCCGCGGCGCGTGGGACGCGACCACTCCCCGGGTGCCCGGCCGGCGCGCACCTCGCGCACGAGGACCGACGGCAGCACCGTGGCCTCGTCGGTCCGCCGGCCGGCGACGTCGAAGGAGACGCCGTGGTCGGAGACGGTGACCCGCCCGGTGCTGAGCACGTAGAGAGCGATGCCCGCGGCCAGCGCCAGCGGCACCTCCTCGCGGGCGGCCGGCCAGCCTGCGATCCAGCCGAACACCGCGGGCCAGGCCACGGCGACGGCCACGGCGAGCCCCAGGGCGACCGGCCCCCCGGGCCGGTACTGCCAGTAGCGCAGCGGTGCGGGGACGACGGTCGCCGAGCGCTTCGGCCCCCAGCCGGCCACGAAGCGGTGGCCGCGCACCTGCTCGACGTGCGACCGTCGCTCTCGCGCCACCACGGACTGCGGGGGTCGCGACCGGCTCCGCTCTCGTCCTGCCACGGCGGCGATCATCCCAGCCCGCCGGTCCCGGTGTTCTTCGTGCCTCCCGGTGGCGGACTGGCAGGTTTCTTGTGCACGCCGTCGTTCCTGCCACTGTCCGTGGCGGCGGGGACGGCGGATGCTCGAAGGCGTGACGACGTTGCTGTTCCTCCTGCTGCTCCTGCTCGTCCTGCAGTCGCTGGGGCGCCCCGCCGCCGGGCGCGTCCGCGCTCCGGCCACCTCCTGGTCCGAGGTGGCGCGCCGGCTGGCCGGCGACGCCCTGGCCGGCGTCCGCCTGCTCAGCCGGCTCGACGCCGT encodes the following:
- a CDS encoding ATP-binding cassette domain-containing protein, producing MLDQYATTLTFIALGAIFAYSFYAVLIAGQLSLGQAGFASLAAFSGAYLAPDRADVGDIPALLIAVAIGMSVGALAAVVLGLPTMHLRGVFLAIATLGFAEAVRVVLLNQEWTGGAQGLGVSRILTVGMAWSALALVAYWFWRMGRSRYGRALEAIREDELAARAMGIDVGRHRLAAFVTAGAVAGLYGVLYAYYVRLIAPDDFDFVAAVEGLVTAVVGGSTMFLGPLLGSGFQTIVPEVQRAVGVEAGWIRPFLASLLLLVVILFLPGGLASLLPRRTRMPSDAGDAADDRTGRSHPAAGDTVVALAGLGKEYGGVHAVRGVDMEIRAGEVVGLIGPNGAGKTTLVNMISGLVPPSSGTATVLGTTIGRTPVHRIAAAGVSRTFQHSKLFNRLSALENVLVGAHLVSRPTFLRRLLWLPSARRDERAALRQAARCLERVGLADLAASRAEALSYGDQRRLEIARALASDPSLLILDEPAAGMNHVEAARLSELITSLARDGLTILFIEHNVGMVLQTCTRVVVLNFGEVIASGTPDEIAADPAVIEAYLGSAEDDADGGSLAAGTAADPTAASPDGVPPPAAVNVDPAAAGTLETPDTTRRNAP
- a CDS encoding ABC transporter ATP-binding protein, with the protein product MSDPILTVDDLRVSYGRVEAVRGVSFRAEQGSLVALVGANGAGKSSVINAVSGMLRPAGGRITFQGQDITRTPAHKLVSRGLVQVPEGRQILATLTIEENLQMGTWHTGNGAARAIDAMYDRFPVLAERRALPAGALSGGEQQMLAIARALVAAPTVMLMDEPSMGLAPKIVDEVFRVIEEIRASGTTVVLVEQNARRALRAADHGYVLQSGEVVHSGPADQLLADERIVQAYLGVESSS
- a CDS encoding histidine triad nucleotide-binding protein, whose product is MTDCLFCRMVAGEIPADVVHRTDRVLAFRDINPQASTHVLVIPTDHHPTAGALAEADPALMGEIVAAAHAVARQEGLVSGDGAEPGYRMVANTGPAAGQTVHHVHLHVLGGRDLGWPPG
- a CDS encoding enoyl-CoA hydratase/isomerase family protein produces the protein MTESTAPLRIERDGDVAVVVLDNPPLNLFDAATFDAMEAVAGELVELTDPARADRARAVLVEARGKVVSGGVDVTYFRDVAEGPDPARVGGELWARLLRVANTFEDLPVPTVFAAHGLTLTAAFELALSCDILLAAEKASFGLVEIVVGLTPSMGGPQRLAERAGPARAKELVYTGERYPAAVLERWNVVNRVLPDDGFAETARGYARRVAAGPTVAHAATKRLATVAVREGARAADALVPEISGPLFATDDLRGAVASFLSEGPGKATYRGR
- a CDS encoding PhoH family protein produces the protein MVALLGSADELLRLVEAGVDADVHVRGNEIAVTGQPADNAFAVRVFDELIALIGTGQQLRPDSVRRVIAMLKAGGSERPADVLSLDIISRRGRTIRPKTLNQKRYVDAIDQHTVVFGIGPAGTGKTYLAMAKAVQALTTKQVNRIILTRPAVEAGERLGYLPGTLSEKIDPYLRPLYDALHDMVDPESIPRLMQAGTIEVAPLGYMRGRTLNDAFVILDEAQNTTAEQMKMFLTRLGFGSKVVVTGDVTQVDLPGGAQSGLKIVREILDGIEDVHFANLTSSDVVRHRLVGDIVDAYERWDATRQPTATRPAAGAPARTARPRRQGS
- the ybeY gene encoding rRNA maturation RNase YbeY codes for the protein MPVEVSNESEIAVDEAELAGICRFVLGEMEINPMAELSVLCVDVDYMSSLHERWMGEKGPTDVLAFPMDEFDTGRPDDPEPGPALLGDIVLCPAVAVRQARAAGHTMDDELVLLATHGVLHLLGYDHMEPDEEKEMFGLQSTLIDAWRAAPREPVTGAPAARAAAPGAPAGGRETGSR
- a CDS encoding hemolysin family protein, with product MSPSGIISLVIAICLVPLAGLFGAMEAALQRVSKARVEELRRDGVKRAAALEEVVAERARHVSLLLLLRIVCEMVAAVIVALLFFDLWDSTLQAVLAAAGVMTVVSYVLVGVGPRTLGRQHAYGTALATAGVVKLLGRVLGPVATLLILVGNAITPGRGFRDGPFSSEVELRELVDMAEERGVVESGERNMIHSVFELGDTIAREVMVPRTDVVWIERTKTVRQALALALRSGFSRIPVIGENVDDVVGVVYLKDLVRRSQYSGDQRGPRVEELMRAPSFVPESKPVDELLRDMQAQRIHIAIVVDEYGGFAGLVTIEDILEEIVGEIADEHDRFQRPQVEQLDDGSMRITARLPVQDLAQLFDVELPETDDVETVGGLLARELGRVPIEGAAAEVGGLRLVAESTGGRRNRIDTLLVSRLPEPSEDGEENRDGQSASGSTRAELPAGVVEG